Proteins from one Buchnera aphidicola (Diuraphis noxia) genomic window:
- the aroK gene encoding shikimate kinase AroK: MAEKRNIFLIGPMGAGKSTIGRQLSQQLNIEFFDSDQEIEKRTGADISWVFDIEGENGFRLREQKIINELTQKQGIVLATGGGSVKFKETRNCLSARGIVVYLETTIEKQLSRTKRDKTRPLLQVPTANRIILENLANERNPLYEEIADITIQTDKNSAKVVAFNIINLLEKL, encoded by the coding sequence ATGGCAGAAAAACGAAATATTTTTCTAATAGGACCAATGGGTGCCGGGAAAAGTACTATTGGTCGTCAATTATCTCAACAATTGAATATTGAATTTTTTGATTCTGATCAAGAAATTGAAAAGCGTACTGGTGCTGATATCAGTTGGGTTTTTGATATAGAAGGTGAAAATGGTTTTCGTTTAAGAGAACAAAAAATTATTAATGAATTAACTCAAAAACAAGGAATTGTTCTTGCTACAGGTGGCGGTTCAGTTAAATTCAAAGAAACTCGTAATTGTTTATCAGCTCGTGGTATTGTCGTTTATTTAGAAACAACAATTGAAAAACAATTGTCACGTACTAAACGAGACAAAACAAGACCATTATTACAAGTTCCTACTGCCAATCGCATTATATTAGAAAATTTAGCAAATGAAAGAAATCCTTTATATGAAGAAATTGCAGACATAACGATTCAAACTGATAAAAATAGTGCTAAAGTTGTAGCTTTTAATATAATTAATTTATTAGAAAAATTGTAA
- the deoD gene encoding purine-nucleoside phosphorylase, producing the protein MSTLHINSKKNDFSDIVLMPGDPLRAKYIAENYLNNFYQINNTRLMLAYTGFYKNRKVSIMSHGIGIPSASLYVRELIVGYDVKKIIRIGTCGAVRDDIKLRDIVISMGACTDSKVNRIKFNNHDFCALSDFNMLYKTVEISKKLNINVHVGNFFTTDSFYNDDAKMLKILKKYNVLGVDMETAGIYGIASEFKAKALSICTVSDHIVKQESISSGDRESSFNDMINIALESIF; encoded by the coding sequence GTGTCTACACTTCATATTAATAGTAAAAAAAATGACTTTTCCGACATAGTTCTTATGCCAGGTGATCCCTTACGGGCTAAATATATTGCTGAAAATTATTTAAATAATTTTTATCAAATTAATAATACTCGTTTGATGTTGGCTTATACTGGATTTTATAAAAATAGAAAAGTTTCGATTATGAGTCATGGTATAGGAATACCATCTGCTTCACTATACGTTAGGGAATTGATTGTTGGATATGATGTAAAAAAAATTATTCGTATTGGGACTTGTGGTGCTGTAAGAGACGATATAAAATTACGTGATATAGTAATTAGTATGGGTGCTTGTACTGACTCAAAAGTGAACAGAATAAAGTTTAATAATCATGATTTTTGTGCTCTTTCTGATTTTAATATGCTTTACAAAACAGTTGAAATTTCAAAAAAATTAAATATTAATGTTCATGTTGGTAATTTTTTCACTACTGATTCTTTTTATAATGATGATGCAAAAATGTTAAAAATTTTAAAAAAATATAATGTTCTGGGAGTAGACATGGAAACTGCAGGAATATATGGAATCGCATCTGAATTTAAGGCAAAAGCATTATCAATATGTACTGTTTCGGATCATATTGTAAAACAAGAAAGTATATCATCCGGCGATAGAGAATCTAGTTTTAATGATATGATTAATATAGCTTTAGAATCTATTTTTTAA